One Actinoplanes missouriensis 431 DNA segment encodes these proteins:
- a CDS encoding MFS transporter — translation MTSIQGHVKTFYQILANTLLVSVMNFTVWFAVTFWVYLQTRSVFATGMISGIFLLLTAATGIWFGSIVDGHRKKAALQGSAAASLLFYAGAFAVYLVTPADDFHDPASVALWALILLLMFGVIAGNIRTIATPTLVTLLIEEDTRDRANGLVGTVTGTTFLTTSVISGVLVAFDGMRSVIILAMAALGLAILHLSFVTIPEREVPHGDTPSVGGVDIRGTLRIIAGVPGLTALILFSMFNNFLGGVFMALADAYGLSLVSVQAWGLLWGVLSTGMIVGGIVVSRTGLGRQPVRLLLLINVALWAIIIVFPLRASIWWLAVGFYLYMLLMPYAEAAEQTILQKVVPYERQGRVFGLAQSAEQAASPLTAFLISPITQFVFIPFMVDGWGARELGSWFGTGADRGIALVFVLTGVIGVIATALALMSRPYRRLNARTARAPAEPEAAAL, via the coding sequence ATGACCTCCATCCAGGGCCATGTGAAGACCTTCTACCAGATCCTCGCCAACACGCTGCTGGTGTCGGTCATGAACTTCACCGTCTGGTTCGCGGTGACCTTCTGGGTCTATCTGCAGACGAGGTCGGTCTTCGCCACCGGGATGATCTCGGGCATCTTCCTGCTGCTGACCGCGGCCACCGGCATCTGGTTCGGCAGCATCGTCGACGGGCACCGCAAGAAGGCCGCGCTGCAGGGCTCGGCGGCCGCGTCGCTGCTGTTCTACGCCGGCGCCTTCGCCGTCTACCTGGTCACCCCGGCGGATGATTTCCACGATCCGGCGAGCGTCGCGCTCTGGGCGCTGATCCTGCTGCTCATGTTCGGCGTGATCGCCGGCAACATCCGGACCATCGCCACGCCCACCCTCGTCACCCTGCTCATCGAGGAGGACACCCGGGACCGCGCCAACGGCCTGGTCGGCACGGTCACCGGCACGACGTTCCTGACCACGTCCGTGATCAGCGGCGTGCTGGTGGCCTTCGACGGGATGCGCTCGGTGATCATCCTGGCGATGGCGGCGCTCGGCCTGGCGATCCTGCACCTGTCGTTCGTGACGATCCCGGAGCGGGAGGTTCCGCACGGGGACACCCCTTCGGTGGGAGGCGTCGACATCCGCGGCACCCTGCGGATCATCGCGGGCGTGCCCGGGCTGACCGCGCTGATCCTGTTCAGCATGTTCAACAACTTCCTCGGCGGCGTCTTCATGGCCCTGGCCGACGCCTACGGGTTGTCCCTGGTGTCGGTGCAGGCCTGGGGACTGCTCTGGGGCGTCCTCAGCACCGGCATGATCGTCGGCGGCATCGTGGTGTCCCGGACCGGTCTCGGCCGTCAGCCGGTGCGCCTCCTGCTGCTGATCAACGTGGCGCTCTGGGCGATCATCATCGTCTTCCCGCTGCGGGCGTCGATCTGGTGGCTGGCCGTCGGGTTCTACCTGTACATGCTGCTCATGCCGTATGCCGAAGCCGCCGAGCAGACGATCCTGCAGAAGGTGGTGCCCTACGAGCGGCAGGGCCGGGTGTTCGGGCTGGCACAGAGCGCGGAGCAGGCGGCGTCGCCGCTGACCGCGTTCCTGATCTCGCCGATCACGCAGTTCGTGTTCATCCCGTTCATGGTCGACGGGTGGGGCGCCCGGGAGCTCGGCTCGTGGTTCGGGACCGGGGCGGACCGGGGGATCGCGCTGGTCTTCGTCCTGACCGGCGTCATCGGGGTGATCGCCACGGCGCTGGCGCTGATGAGCAGGCCCTACCGGCGGCTGAACGCCCGGACGGCCCGCGCCCCGGCCGAGCCGGAGGCGGCGGCGCTCTGA